GGGTGAGATCGACAAGAATTTGCTTATACTCTCGATCGGTCGGATCTGTTGGGAGTGACTTAAACTGGTTTTTATACCAGTCAAAGTGCACTGTCTGTGCATCGGTTGCGGCCGCATGTGCAAGGTCATAGATCCGATGTGAGGAGGGCAGTGCATCGTGGCGCTCAAGAAGTGCAAGAGCGAATGCAGAGTTTATCGCCGTCATTGCAGGATGGGTTTGGGCAGTTATTCGGGTACCATGCTGAAGCCCAAGATTTGACCGATCAGTAACGGCCGCAGCTAGCTGAGACTCTAAGAACCGAAGGAGCTTGGTACTTGGTCCAACGCGAAGGGTAATGTCGTCTGCGTAGATATCTTTCATATGGTTTGATATCTGATAGCAGTGTGTCAAGTGTTGTTGTTCGACGCTTTCTCCAGCCAATGCAAGGTATATTGCTTCACGCGTAGACTGTATATGGGAAGGATGCTCTTGTTCGTGCCGCAACATATGGCTATACTCATGTAATGCAAGTTCAGATGCCATCGCGCTTTGTGCTGCAGCACGAGAGATATTTAGTTTATGATGGTCCTCATGATGTGTTGTCCATGTTCTTGCATCCGGGTCCTTCTGAATGTGAACTTGGACTGGCAGAGTAAGTGAGTACTCTGTGGTGAACCGGTCACGAGCTGATAAAAACGGAGCTGCTGGACCGGGACCACGTGTGTTAACTTCCATCAGACATGTATACGGCTTCAACAATAATGACTGTTCTGCCGAAAAGCAGCAAAACAGTCTACACAGAGACGGACAGGGATATACTGGATAAATACATAAAGAAAAAAAGCAGAGCCATGTGAGTGATGAAATACCGTGGTAGCGTAGCTCTTACCCGAAAAGCCAAAATGAAAACACTACTCTTTTGAGTTCGGTGATAAAATACAATAGTAATGGGCCGACGTAAGAAAATTGTAGATCAATGTGAGCGGCTAATGGATAACCCGGACCATATCCGGAATATTGCAATTGCCGCACATATCGATCACGGAAAGACCACGCTGACAGATAACCTGCTTGCTGGAGCGGGAATGATTTCAGAGGATTTAGCTGGCAACCAGCTAGCGATGGACACAGAAGAGGACGAACAGGAACGTGGAATTACAATTGACGCAGCAAATGTGTCAATGACCCACGAGTACAACGAAAAAGACTATCTTATCAACCTCATTGACACACCAGGACACGTTGACTTCGGTGGAGATGTTACCCGAGCAATGCGGGCAGTCGATGGAGCACTGGTCGTTGTCGACGCTGTTGAAGGAACTATGCCGCAGACCGAAACGGTCCTTCGACAGGCACTCCGAGAGAACGTCAAGCCAACGCTCTTCATTAACAAAGTTGATCGTCTGATCAACGAGCTACAGGAAGGGCCAGAAGAGATGCAGAAACGCCTGCAGAGCGTTATTCGCGAGGTAAATGAACTCATTCGAGGGATGGCAGAAGAGAAGTATGAAGAAGAAGGCTGGAAGGTTTCAGTGCAGGACGGGACAGTTGCGTTCGGCTCTGCGCTCTATAACTGGGCGATCTCAATGCCGTTTATGCAGAAGACTGGCATTGACTTTGGTGACATTATCGAGTATAACCGAAACGACAACGTTGAGGAACTTGTTCAGCGAACGCCACTGTCGGATGTCGTTCTGAACATGGTTGCAGAGCACTTCCCATCACCTAACGACGCACAGCCTGAGCGGATTCCAACAGTTTGGCGAGGCGATGCTGACTCTGAGCTTGGACAGCAGATGGAGCTGGTTGATGCTGATGGTGAGGTCGTGTTCATGGTCACGGACATTTCAATGGACCCACACGCTGGTGAGATTGCCACTGGACGCCTATTTTCTGGAACAATCGAGAAAGGACAAGAGCTGTACGTATCAGGGACAGCGGGCAAAAACCGGATTCAGAGTGTAGGATTATTCATGGGTGATGAGCGAGAAGAAGTTGACCGAGTACCAGCCGGAAACATTGCATCTGTCACGGGACTTGATGACGCAATTGCTGGATCAACTGTTTCAAGCGTTGAGATGACTCCGTTCGAGGGCGTGGAGCATATCTCTGAGCCAGTGATCACAAAGGCCGTAGAAGCACAGAACATGGATGACCTGCCAAAGCTAATCGAAACGCTTCGGCAAGTCTCAAAGGAAGATCCAACGATCCAAGTTGAGATTAACGAGGACACCGGTGAACATCTGATCTCTGGACAGGGAGAGTTACATCTTGAAGTTATCACGCAGCGTATCGAACGGAACCAAGGTATCCCAGTCCATACAGGTGAGCCAATTGTTGTGTTCCGTGAAGCACCACAAGGCGACAGTCGAGAAGTTGAAGGTATTTCACCAAACCGCCACAACCGATTCTACATTACTGTTGAGCAGCTAGATGATGAGGTTCTTGAGGCGGTTAAGCGTGGTGAGGCGGCAATGGAGATGCCAGAGCAAGAGCGACGTGAGGCACTGCAGGAAGCAGGAATGGATAAAGAAACCTCACAGAATGTCGAGCACATGCATAATACGAACATCTTCATTGACGATACAAAAGGTATCCAACACCTGAACGAAACAATGGAACTCATCATTGAAGGGCTTGAAGAGTCCCTCAATGATGGTCCATTAGCAGGAGAACCAGTTGACGGGTCTCTGATCCGACTTCACGATGCTCGGCTACACGAGGATGCTATCCATCGTGGACCAGCACAGGTAATCCCTGCTGTCCGTGACGCAGTACACCAAGCCTTGATTGATGCTGAGATCCGACTGCTTGAGCCAGTCCAAGATGTCCGTATTGACGTACCAAACGAACACATGGGAGCGGCATCTGGTGAGATACAGGGTCGTCGAGGACAGGTCGACGACATGTACCAAGAGGGAGACCTCATGGTCGTTGAAGGCTCCGCACCAGTTGAGGAAATGATTGGATTCGCAAGCGATATCCGATCTGCAACAGAAGGCCGAGCGTCTTGGAACACTGAGAACGCAGGATTCCAGGTTATGGCAGATAACCTACAGCGTGAGCAAATTATGGATATTCGGGAACGAAAAGGGATGAAGCTTGAGCTCCCTGGATCAGTCGACTATATATAAATAGAAGACAGTCTTAGCGGCCTTTCTTTTCTACCTATATATCGTACGGACAGCAACTGCTTGTGTCAGAATACAATCCAAAAATTATCGCGTTACCAAAACTGTAATGCAGGACCAAAAGTCATGGTCTGATATGAAACCACAGATGACGTTGGAGGTGGTGTTATGAGCGAACATGCTGAGAGCGTACAGACATACACCATCCGATTGGAACTGGTTGATGAGCCGGGCGAGCTACTGAATGCGCTGGGACCAATTTCTGAGGAAGGAGGAAACCTACTGAGCATCCTCCATGAACGAGGGAATGTGACACCTCGTGGACGAATTCCAGTTGAAATCGATATTGA
This portion of the Salinarchaeum sp. IM2453 genome encodes:
- a CDS encoding DUF5781 family protein — translated: MEVNTRGPGPAAPFLSARDRFTTEYSLTLPVQVHIQKDPDARTWTTHHEDHHKLNISRAAAQSAMASELALHEYSHMLRHEQEHPSHIQSTREAIYLALAGESVEQQHLTHCYQISNHMKDIYADDITLRVGPSTKLLRFLESQLAAAVTDRSNLGLQHGTRITAQTHPAMTAINSAFALALLERHDALPSSHRIYDLAHAAATDAQTVHFDWYKNQFKSLPTDPTDREYKQILVDLTREYATTQNTAAD
- a CDS encoding elongation factor EF-2, producing the protein MGRRKKIVDQCERLMDNPDHIRNIAIAAHIDHGKTTLTDNLLAGAGMISEDLAGNQLAMDTEEDEQERGITIDAANVSMTHEYNEKDYLINLIDTPGHVDFGGDVTRAMRAVDGALVVVDAVEGTMPQTETVLRQALRENVKPTLFINKVDRLINELQEGPEEMQKRLQSVIREVNELIRGMAEEKYEEEGWKVSVQDGTVAFGSALYNWAISMPFMQKTGIDFGDIIEYNRNDNVEELVQRTPLSDVVLNMVAEHFPSPNDAQPERIPTVWRGDADSELGQQMELVDADGEVVFMVTDISMDPHAGEIATGRLFSGTIEKGQELYVSGTAGKNRIQSVGLFMGDEREEVDRVPAGNIASVTGLDDAIAGSTVSSVEMTPFEGVEHISEPVITKAVEAQNMDDLPKLIETLRQVSKEDPTIQVEINEDTGEHLISGQGELHLEVITQRIERNQGIPVHTGEPIVVFREAPQGDSREVEGISPNRHNRFYITVEQLDDEVLEAVKRGEAAMEMPEQERREALQEAGMDKETSQNVEHMHNTNIFIDDTKGIQHLNETMELIIEGLEESLNDGPLAGEPVDGSLIRLHDARLHEDAIHRGPAQVIPAVRDAVHQALIDAEIRLLEPVQDVRIDVPNEHMGAASGEIQGRRGQVDDMYQEGDLMVVEGSAPVEEMIGFASDIRSATEGRASWNTENAGFQVMADNLQREQIMDIRERKGMKLELPGSVDYI